Proteins encoded within one genomic window of Lentimicrobiaceae bacterium:
- a CDS encoding outer membrane beta-barrel protein, producing the protein MKKLILATSLLVALFLSSNLLAQVHVGVKGSFNMMNMNVKLNDNKVDEFKIKPAFNAGLFAEFAIADEFYLRPELLFSSKGAAYKKTEEFLLIDEKREIDSKTTLNYIELPIYFLYKGRLSSGN; encoded by the coding sequence CTTTGTTAGTTGCGCTTTTTCTAAGTAGCAACTTGTTAGCTCAAGTTCACGTTGGTGTTAAGGGTTCATTTAACATGATGAACATGAATGTCAAACTGAACGATAACAAAGTAGACGAATTTAAAATTAAACCCGCTTTTAATGCCGGTTTGTTTGCCGAATTCGCAATTGCCGATGAATTTTATTTACGTCCCGAGTTATTGTTTTCTTCAAAAGGAGCTGCCTATAAAAAAACAGAAGAATTTCTTCTTATAGATGAGAAAAGAGAAATTGATAGTAAAACAACTTTAAACTACATTGAACTTCCTATTTACTTCTTGTATAAAGGACGTTTAAGTTCAGGAAATG